The following proteins are encoded in a genomic region of Thioclava nitratireducens:
- a CDS encoding sensor histidine kinase — MLRAPKALRSVRVRLLVIALLPMLVLLPVLLGGTIWRWSGKVDAILLNKVTGDLTIADQYLGRLVETSGEHIDAVARSVALQTALENGTTDAFLEQERARLGLDFLHITRDTTWPVVKDALDGKWQSKIDVFDADTLAAISPDLAAQAEIPLVPTRGAVPTERTVETRGMVIHSAAPLTLPDGTRVALAGGVLLNRNLGFIDTINALVYRAESLPEGSQGTATLFLDDVRISTNVRLFENVRALGTRVSAAVRARVLGEGYIWLDRAFVVNDWYISAYEPILDSFGTPVGMLYVGFLEAPFSAAKRNSVITLSLAFLFIALASVPVFLRWARRIFRPLEGMTRTIDRVESGDLGARNAPVETDGEIAQVARHFDSLLDRLQQRDRELRQWGETLEHRVEERTRELHEANQRLERTTERLIISEKLAAVGEITASVAHEINNPVAVIQGNLDLARSNLGEDGRRAEEEFRLIDDQVYRIGVIVSKLLHFARPEEYSGADRLVDLSQVARDCLVLTRHQIQAAGITSVVETESKSQVHMSRTELQQVIVNLILNAVQAMPGGGTLRVATAEEAGEVILSVEDTGTGIDPSVLPRIFDPFFTTKQAQGTGLGLSISQQLVSRAGGRISVRSMPGGGSRFEIVLPAAVAD; from the coding sequence ATGCTGCGCGCGCCCAAAGCCTTGCGATCCGTCCGCGTGCGCTTGCTGGTGATCGCGCTGCTGCCGATGCTTGTGCTCTTGCCGGTCTTGCTGGGCGGCACCATCTGGCGCTGGTCGGGCAAGGTGGACGCGATCCTGCTCAACAAGGTCACCGGCGACCTGACCATCGCGGATCAATATCTCGGGCGGCTGGTTGAGACCTCTGGTGAGCATATCGATGCCGTCGCGCGGTCTGTGGCGCTGCAAACCGCGCTCGAGAACGGCACGACCGACGCCTTCCTGGAGCAGGAGCGTGCGCGGCTCGGGCTCGATTTCCTGCATATCACGCGGGATACGACGTGGCCCGTCGTGAAAGATGCGCTCGATGGGAAGTGGCAAAGCAAGATCGACGTGTTCGATGCAGATACCTTGGCAGCGATATCCCCCGATCTGGCTGCGCAAGCGGAAATTCCCTTGGTTCCCACCCGCGGCGCGGTGCCCACGGAGCGCACCGTCGAGACGCGCGGCATGGTCATTCATTCAGCCGCCCCGCTGACGCTTCCGGACGGGACGCGGGTGGCCTTGGCGGGGGGCGTCCTGCTGAACCGAAACCTCGGTTTCATCGACACGATCAACGCACTCGTCTACCGCGCCGAAAGCCTGCCCGAGGGCAGCCAAGGCACGGCGACGCTGTTTCTGGATGACGTGCGTATTTCCACCAATGTCCGCCTCTTTGAGAATGTGCGGGCGCTGGGAACGCGTGTCTCTGCCGCGGTCCGCGCACGGGTTCTGGGCGAAGGATACATCTGGCTGGATCGCGCCTTTGTCGTCAATGACTGGTATATCTCGGCCTACGAACCCATTCTCGACAGTTTCGGCACACCGGTCGGGATGCTTTATGTCGGCTTTCTCGAAGCGCCTTTCAGCGCGGCCAAGCGCAATTCGGTCATCACGCTGAGCCTTGCGTTCCTGTTCATCGCACTGGCGTCGGTTCCTGTTTTCCTGCGATGGGCTCGGCGTATCTTTCGCCCGCTCGAAGGGATGACCCGCACCATCGATCGGGTGGAAAGCGGCGATCTGGGGGCACGCAACGCTCCGGTCGAAACGGATGGTGAGATCGCACAGGTCGCACGACATTTCGACAGCCTGCTAGACCGGCTCCAACAACGCGACCGCGAGCTGCGACAATGGGGTGAGACGCTGGAGCACCGCGTGGAGGAGCGCACCCGCGAGTTGCACGAGGCCAACCAGCGGCTGGAGCGAACTACCGAACGCCTGATCATCTCCGAGAAACTGGCCGCCGTGGGCGAGATCACGGCTTCTGTCGCGCATGAAATCAACAATCCGGTCGCGGTGATCCAAGGCAATTTGGACCTTGCGCGCAGCAACCTTGGCGAGGACGGCCGCCGGGCCGAAGAAGAGTTCCGCCTGATCGACGACCAAGTCTACCGCATCGGTGTCATCGTCTCGAAGCTGCTGCATTTCGCGCGCCCCGAGGAATATTCCGGCGCAGACAGGCTGGTGGACCTCTCGCAAGTAGCCCGTGATTGCCTCGTCTTGACCCGGCACCAGATTCAGGCGGCGGGCATCACGAGTGTGGTTGAGACCGAGAGCAAGTCGCAAGTACATATGTCGCGGACGGAATTGCAGCAGGTCATCGTCAACCTGATTCTGAACGCAGTCCAAGCCATGCCCGGCGGCGGAACACTTCGCGTGGCCACGGCCGAGGAGGCCGGCGAGGTCATTCTGAGCGTAGAGGATACCGGCACCGGCATCGACCCGTCGGTCCTACCGCGCATCTTCGACCCGTTCTTCACCACCAAGCAGGCGCAGGGCACGGGACTGGGCCTGTCGATCAGCCAGCAACTCGTGAGTCGCGCCGGCGGACGGATTTCCGTGCGCTCGATGCCCGGAGGTGGCAGCCGGTTTGAAATCGTCCTGCCCGCCGCTGTTGCCGACTGA
- a CDS encoding sigma-54-dependent transcriptional regulator translates to MVDDEPGMRHFLVNTLNPLARHVDSAEDTRAAEAMLAVRQYDIMVLDNIMPGQKGLDWLQAQRSKGGFTDTILITAYADLQTAIEAMRAGASDFLIKPFRSNQILNALRKCLELAKLRRENALLRRELETAASGNRRKELIGASPVIAEVRALLERVAPLSTPVLITGPSGSGKEVAARHLHGRSGRGASPFVAIQCGAIPADMIEYELFGHGAGAFNGAQAGREGLLAQASGGTVFLDDVSELSANAQTALLRVLEDGMIRPIGTGRDVQLDLRFVIASSKSLQKAVHEGHFREDLLFRINVIEVAMPPLKDRGTDVLDLAELFQTEIAAALNLPMVEMTSAVRSAMLRHDWPGNIRELHNFVERALIFGRFPLETLGDAIAPGEIAPLEDMEKREILRALEALGGNRAEAARRLGVSRKTIDRKCAAWGL, encoded by the coding sequence ATCGTCGATGACGAGCCGGGGATGCGACATTTCCTCGTCAACACTCTGAATCCCCTCGCACGCCATGTGGACAGCGCAGAAGACACCCGCGCCGCCGAAGCGATGCTCGCGGTGCGCCAATATGACATAATGGTTCTCGACAATATCATGCCGGGGCAGAAAGGTCTCGACTGGCTTCAGGCGCAGCGCTCCAAGGGCGGCTTTACCGATACGATCCTGATAACGGCCTATGCCGATTTGCAGACGGCGATCGAAGCCATGCGTGCGGGTGCCTCTGACTTCCTGATCAAACCTTTCCGCTCGAACCAGATCCTGAACGCGCTGCGCAAGTGTCTGGAACTGGCGAAGTTGAGACGCGAAAATGCACTTTTGCGGCGGGAACTGGAGACGGCCGCCAGCGGCAATCGCCGCAAGGAACTGATCGGGGCCTCGCCTGTAATTGCTGAGGTCCGGGCGCTGTTGGAGCGCGTGGCACCCTTGTCGACGCCGGTGCTCATCACCGGCCCGTCCGGGTCGGGCAAAGAAGTCGCCGCGCGCCATCTGCATGGCCGGTCCGGGCGCGGCGCGTCCCCATTCGTCGCGATCCAGTGCGGCGCCATCCCGGCGGACATGATCGAATACGAATTGTTCGGTCACGGCGCCGGAGCCTTTAACGGCGCACAGGCCGGACGTGAGGGATTGCTTGCTCAGGCCTCGGGAGGGACCGTTTTCCTTGACGATGTCAGCGAGTTGAGCGCAAACGCGCAGACGGCGCTTCTGCGCGTGCTTGAAGACGGCATGATCCGACCCATCGGCACCGGCCGCGACGTGCAACTGGACCTGCGTTTTGTCATCGCGTCCAGCAAGTCGCTGCAAAAGGCTGTCCATGAGGGTCATTTCCGCGAGGACCTGCTGTTTCGCATCAACGTCATCGAGGTGGCCATGCCCCCTCTCAAGGATCGCGGCACCGATGTTCTGGACCTCGCCGAGCTGTTCCAGACCGAAATCGCGGCAGCGCTCAACCTACCGATGGTCGAGATGACCTCCGCAGTCAGGTCGGCCATGCTGCGCCACGACTGGCCTGGAAATATTCGTGAGCTGCACAATTTCGTCGAGCGCGCGCTTATCTTTGGGCGGTTCCCGCTGGAAACGCTCGGGGACGCCATTGCGCCGGGCGAAATTGCGCCACTGGAGGACATGGAAAAGCGCGAAATTCTTCGCGCCCTCGAGGCGCTTGGCGGTAACAGGGCCGAGGCCGCGCGGCGTTTGGGTGTCTCGCGCAAGACGATTGACCGAAAATGCGCGGCCTGGGGCCTGTAG
- a CDS encoding IS3 family transposase (programmed frameshift), whose translation MRKSRFTEAQIIGMIKEQEAGMPTADVCRRHGLSPATFYKFKAKYGGMELSEAARLKALEDENAKLKRLLADTMLDNVVLKDLPGKELTTLTRRREAALRAMRDHDISQRRACQLVGVDPKTVRRTRPPDCPEIREEMKEIAGKRRRFGYRRIGILLERKGMTMNHKKLYRLYREEGLSVKRRRGRKRARGSRTPMPAAAHPNARWSLDFLADSFGASRKFRILAVIDDCCRENLCLVADTSISGKRVARELDALVRIYGKPACIVSDNGTEFTSRAILRWADQNAIPWHYIDPGKPQQNAFIESFNGSLRDELLNEEIFDTLDDARRKLALWRYDYNAVRPHSSLGNQTPLEARRTLEQFEGSAPGALAHNNRSDYQSQTCRLSL comes from the exons ATGCGAAAAAGCCGTTTCACCGAGGCGCAGATTATTGGGATGATCAAGGAGCAGGAGGCAGGCATGCCGACAGCTGATGTGTGCCGCAGGCATGGCCTCAGCCCGGCGACCTTTTACAAGTTCAAGGCCAAGTATGGTGGCATGGAGCTCTCCGAGGCAGCCAGGCTGAAGGCGCTCGAAGACGAAAACGCCAAGCTCAAACGTCTGTTGGCCGACACCATGCTCGACAACGTGGTTCTGAAGGATCTGC CTGGGAAAGAACTGACGACATTGACCAGGCGGCGAGAGGCGGCGCTCAGGGCGATGCGGGATCATGACATCTCGCAGCGTCGGGCCTGCCAGCTTGTCGGTGTCGACCCCAAGACGGTCCGGCGCACACGCCCGCCGGACTGCCCCGAGATCCGCGAGGAGATGAAGGAGATCGCCGGGAAGCGGCGCCGGTTTGGCTATCGCCGGATCGGCATCCTGCTTGAGCGCAAGGGCATGACCATGAACCACAAGAAGCTGTATCGGCTCTATCGCGAGGAAGGGCTATCGGTGAAGCGACGGCGTGGACGCAAGCGGGCTCGCGGGTCACGCACGCCGATGCCTGCGGCGGCGCATCCCAATGCGCGCTGGTCGCTCGACTTCCTGGCGGACAGCTTCGGCGCCTCGCGCAAGTTCCGTATTTTGGCCGTGATCGACGATTGTTGCAGAGAGAACCTGTGCCTGGTCGCCGATACCAGTATATCGGGCAAGCGTGTTGCCCGTGAACTCGATGCGCTGGTGCGGATCTACGGAAAGCCTGCTTGCATTGTCAGCGACAACGGGACGGAGTTCACCAGCCGGGCCATCCTGAGATGGGCCGACCAGAACGCCATTCCCTGGCACTACATCGACCCCGGCAAGCCGCAGCAGAACGCGTTCATCGAGTCCTTCAACGGAAGCCTGCGCGACGAATTATTAAACGAGGAGATCTTCGACACACTGGACGATGCCCGGCGCAAGTTGGCGCTCTGGCGCTACGACTACAACGCCGTCAGACCGCACTCGTCTCTGGGAAACCAGACGCCGCTCGAAGCGCGCCGGACGCTTGAGCAATTTGAGGGCTCCGCGCCCGGCGCGCTTGCCCACAACAACCGATCCGACTACCAATCTCAAACCTGCAGACTCTCGTTATGA
- a CDS encoding formate dehydrogenase beta subunit, with protein MKIYVPMDSAAKALGAEEVVSALRAAAPEAQIVRTGSRGMIWLEPLVEVEVDGVRHGFGPAEPSDVAGILDGSSAKALGPVENLDWMKRQTRFTFARVGVIDPLSLADYRAHGGLAGLRRALAMTGQEIVDEVKTSGLRGRGGAGFPTGIKWQTVHDADAPQKYIVCNADEGDSATFADRMLMEGDPFTLIEGMTIAGIGVGATKGYVYLRSEYPDAIAVMTRAVEVARAEGLLGPDVLGSGRAFDMEIRKGAGAYVCGEETSLLNSLEGKRGVVRAKPPLPALEGFLGRPTVVNNVISLATVPVIFEKGAQAYADFGLGRSRGTVTLQIAGNVARGGLFETAFGISLGEVVNDLGGGTLSGRPVKAVQVGGPLGAYMPLSKFDTLLGYEEFDAAGGLIGHAGLTVFDDTTDMLGMARFAMEFCAVESCGKCTPCRIGAVRGVETIDRIAQGDADALPLLADLCETMKDGSLCALGGFTPFPVMSAVTHFPDDFARLKEAAE; from the coding sequence ATGAAAATTTACGTTCCGATGGACAGCGCGGCCAAGGCACTGGGGGCCGAGGAAGTGGTTTCCGCCCTGCGCGCTGCGGCCCCCGAGGCACAGATCGTGCGGACCGGCTCACGCGGGATGATCTGGCTGGAACCGCTGGTCGAGGTCGAAGTGGATGGCGTGCGCCACGGTTTTGGTCCTGCCGAGCCGTCCGATGTGGCGGGTATTCTGGATGGTAGCAGCGCCAAGGCGCTTGGCCCGGTCGAAAACCTTGACTGGATGAAGCGCCAGACCCGCTTCACCTTTGCCCGTGTCGGCGTGATCGATCCGCTGTCGCTGGCCGATTATCGGGCGCATGGTGGCCTTGCCGGGCTGCGCCGCGCGCTGGCGATGACCGGGCAGGAGATCGTTGACGAAGTCAAGACGTCCGGCCTGCGCGGAAGGGGTGGCGCTGGCTTCCCGACCGGCATCAAGTGGCAGACCGTGCACGATGCTGACGCGCCGCAGAAATACATCGTCTGCAACGCTGACGAAGGCGACAGCGCGACCTTTGCCGACCGCATGCTGATGGAAGGCGACCCCTTTACCCTGATCGAGGGCATGACCATCGCCGGGATCGGCGTCGGTGCCACCAAGGGCTACGTCTACCTGCGCTCGGAATATCCTGACGCGATTGCCGTGATGACCCGTGCGGTGGAGGTCGCCCGGGCCGAAGGGCTGCTGGGCCCTGACGTTCTGGGCTCTGGCCGCGCCTTCGACATGGAAATCCGCAAAGGCGCGGGCGCCTATGTCTGCGGCGAGGAAACGTCATTGCTCAACTCGCTCGAAGGTAAGCGCGGCGTGGTCCGTGCCAAGCCGCCGCTGCCCGCGCTCGAGGGGTTCCTTGGACGCCCGACCGTGGTTAACAACGTCATCAGCCTCGCTACGGTGCCGGTAATCTTCGAAAAGGGCGCGCAGGCCTATGCCGATTTCGGCCTTGGCCGGTCGCGTGGGACCGTGACGCTGCAGATCGCAGGCAACGTGGCGCGCGGCGGGCTGTTCGAAACCGCCTTCGGTATCAGCCTCGGAGAGGTGGTCAACGATCTCGGGGGCGGCACTCTGTCGGGCCGTCCGGTCAAGGCGGTGCAGGTTGGCGGGCCGCTGGGGGCCTACATGCCGCTCAGCAAGTTCGACACACTGCTGGGCTACGAGGAGTTCGACGCGGCGGGCGGGTTGATCGGCCATGCGGGCCTGACCGTCTTTGACGACACCACCGACATGCTGGGCATGGCGCGCTTCGCGATGGAGTTCTGCGCCGTCGAAAGCTGTGGCAAATGCACCCCCTGCCGGATCGGCGCGGTGCGCGGTGTCGAAACCATCGACCGCATCGCACAGGGCGACGCCGACGCGCTGCCGCTGCTGGCCGACCTGTGCGAGACGATGAAGGACGGTTCGCTCTGCGCGCTGGGAGGCTTTACGCCGTTTCCGGTCATGTCCGCCGTCACCCATTTCCCCGACGATTTCGCTCGCCTGAAGGAGGCCGCCGAATGA
- a CDS encoding LysR family transcriptional regulator codes for MLDKLEMFIALAKEGHFGRAAERMNIAQPTLSAGIKQLEAQLGVQLVHRGSRFGGLTPEGQTALSWAKRIVEDARQLQDEMRNSRHGLTGEVRLAVIPTAQTWAGRLCTTFAKRHPGVRFTILSRNSREILQMLDDFEADAGISYLENEPLGRVDTAELYDESYIVVCARNSPFADKPKMSWSDLEGQTLALLTPDMQNRRIINRLFAESGVTPATCIEANSIIALVASVASGHCMTVLPQDVAEFVAGGKDVALVPLEGASRPQKVALILPQRDPRTPVLSALLAEARRLPAA; via the coding sequence ATGCTGGACAAGCTGGAAATGTTCATCGCGCTGGCCAAAGAGGGGCATTTCGGGCGTGCGGCCGAGCGGATGAATATCGCGCAACCGACGCTGTCCGCCGGGATCAAGCAGCTGGAAGCGCAGCTGGGCGTGCAGCTGGTGCATCGTGGCTCGCGGTTTGGGGGGCTGACACCTGAAGGCCAGACCGCCTTGTCCTGGGCCAAGCGCATCGTCGAGGACGCGCGGCAATTGCAAGACGAGATGCGGAACAGTCGGCACGGCTTGACTGGCGAGGTGCGGCTGGCGGTGATCCCCACAGCGCAGACCTGGGCCGGGCGGCTTTGCACCACCTTCGCCAAGCGTCATCCGGGCGTGCGCTTCACCATCCTGTCGCGCAACTCGCGCGAGATCCTGCAAATGCTCGACGATTTCGAGGCCGATGCCGGGATTTCCTACTTGGAAAACGAGCCTCTCGGCCGGGTCGATACCGCAGAACTCTATGACGAAAGCTATATAGTCGTCTGTGCCCGCAATTCTCCATTTGCGGATAAGCCCAAGATGTCTTGGTCCGACCTGGAAGGGCAGACGCTGGCACTGCTGACACCTGACATGCAGAACCGGCGGATCATCAATCGGCTCTTTGCCGAAAGCGGCGTGACCCCGGCGACCTGTATCGAGGCGAATTCAATCATCGCGCTGGTCGCGAGCGTGGCGTCGGGCCACTGCATGACCGTGCTGCCCCAGGACGTGGCCGAGTTCGTCGCAGGCGGAAAAGACGTCGCGCTGGTGCCGCTCGAAGGCGCGTCGCGGCCACAGAAGGTCGCGCTGATCCTGCCGCAGCGTGACCCGCGAACCCCCGTTCTGTCGGCGCTTCTAGCCGAAGCCCGGCGCCTGCCCGCCGCTTGA
- a CDS encoding OFA family MFS transporter produces MSNASGGALGFLHKSHIVAEPGFNRWRVPPASIAIHLCIGSVYAWSVFNPALTRALGVVAPAAEDWSLSSVVWIFSVAIVFLGLAAAFAGKWLEDVGPRMVGVVAAFLWGGGFIIGSFGIAAHQLWLIYLGYGVLGGCGLGLGYVSPVSTLIRWFPDRRGMATGMAIMGFGGGAMIAAPVQGWLLGVFQKAPDFLGARDAVATVVENGRVFAETAAGKVEVVVASAAQAADFGGQAGVYVVGTGNTGAAQTFMTLGIVYFIVMILASFQYRVPAEDWKPAGWQPKPVASGMVSQNNVHIDQSLKTPQFWQMWLMLCFNVTAGIGVIGVAKTMMSEIFGTVMPLVVTAAFASTYVLMISVFNMVGRFFWASTSDYIGRKATYMCFFVLGTILYLSIPYFATAVATNPSIVYLIGFYAATMIIFSMYGGGFATIPAYLADMFGTMHVGGIHGRLLTAWSTAGVLGPLAITSLRQMSVTNAIQDLAAKVDPAAFAEKFGAPLTQLDQLAAAKTVTIAKLMEIAPAGTIDPTPSLYNTTMYCMAALLVVAFFANLMMKPVKEHHHHDEPELQAVPGE; encoded by the coding sequence ATGAGCAACGCTTCTGGCGGGGCGCTGGGCTTTTTGCACAAAAGCCACATCGTCGCCGAACCCGGTTTCAACCGCTGGCGGGTTCCGCCGGCATCCATCGCGATTCATCTGTGCATCGGCTCCGTCTACGCCTGGTCGGTGTTCAACCCGGCGCTGACCCGCGCGTTGGGCGTGGTCGCGCCCGCCGCCGAAGACTGGTCGCTGAGCTCGGTCGTCTGGATCTTCTCGGTCGCGATCGTGTTTCTGGGCCTCGCCGCGGCCTTCGCGGGCAAGTGGCTGGAAGACGTCGGGCCGCGCATGGTCGGCGTGGTGGCCGCGTTCCTTTGGGGCGGCGGTTTCATCATCGGCTCGTTCGGCATCGCCGCGCACCAGCTTTGGCTGATCTATCTGGGTTACGGCGTGCTGGGCGGTTGCGGGCTGGGGCTGGGCTATGTCTCGCCGGTGTCGACGCTGATCCGCTGGTTCCCCGACCGGCGGGGCATGGCGACGGGCATGGCGATCATGGGCTTCGGCGGCGGCGCGATGATCGCGGCTCCGGTGCAAGGCTGGCTGTTGGGCGTGTTCCAGAAGGCCCCCGACTTCCTCGGCGCGCGAGACGCTGTCGCGACCGTGGTCGAGAACGGTCGTGTCTTTGCCGAAACCGCCGCGGGCAAGGTCGAGGTTGTGGTGGCCAGTGCCGCGCAAGCAGCGGATTTCGGTGGCCAGGCGGGTGTCTATGTCGTGGGCACCGGCAATACGGGGGCGGCACAGACTTTCATGACGCTGGGCATCGTCTATTTCATCGTCATGATCCTGGCCTCGTTCCAGTATCGCGTGCCTGCCGAAGACTGGAAGCCCGCCGGATGGCAGCCCAAGCCCGTCGCCTCGGGCATGGTGTCTCAAAACAACGTCCATATCGATCAATCACTGAAGACGCCGCAGTTCTGGCAGATGTGGCTCATGCTGTGCTTCAACGTGACCGCCGGTATCGGCGTGATCGGCGTGGCCAAAACCATGATGTCGGAAATCTTCGGCACGGTGATGCCGTTGGTGGTCACGGCGGCGTTCGCCTCGACCTACGTGCTGATGATCTCGGTCTTCAATATGGTGGGGCGTTTCTTCTGGGCGTCGACCTCGGACTACATCGGGCGCAAGGCGACATACATGTGCTTCTTCGTCTTGGGCACGATCCTGTATCTGTCGATCCCCTATTTCGCCACAGCCGTGGCCACCAACCCGTCGATCGTCTACCTGATCGGCTTCTACGCCGCGACGATGATCATCTTCTCGATGTATGGCGGCGGGTTCGCGACGATCCCGGCCTACCTTGCCGACATGTTCGGAACCATGCATGTGGGCGGCATCCACGGGCGGCTGCTGACGGCGTGGTCCACCGCGGGCGTGCTGGGGCCACTGGCCATCACCTCGCTGCGGCAGATGTCGGTGACGAACGCGATCCAGGATCTGGCCGCCAAGGTCGATCCGGCGGCCTTTGCCGAGAAATTCGGCGCCCCGTTGACGCAATTGGATCAGCTGGCCGCGGCCAAGACCGTGACTATCGCCAAGCTGATGGAAATCGCGCCCGCCGGCACGATTGACCCGACCCCGTCGCTCTATAACACCACCATGTATTGCATGGCGGCGCTGTTGGTCGTGGCGTTCTTTGCCAACCTGATGATGAAGCCCGTCAAGGAACACCACCACCACGACGAACCGGAACTGCAAGCCGTTCCGGGTGAATGA
- a CDS encoding formate dehydrogenase subunit gamma codes for MAQPATVIDGDEIARIVDAHRALEGPLLPMLHALQEAFGYIPTQAHGPICDALNITRAELHGVITFYHDFREKPAGRHVLKICRAEACQSVGGAAVADALLAKLGLEWHDTTANGAVTIEPVYCLGMCACAPAAMVDDRVVGRVDAAKLDKLLAEMDA; via the coding sequence ATGGCCCAGCCTGCCACCGTTATCGACGGCGACGAGATCGCTCGGATCGTCGACGCCCACCGCGCCCTCGAAGGGCCGCTTCTGCCGATGCTGCATGCTTTGCAGGAGGCGTTCGGGTATATCCCGACGCAGGCTCACGGGCCGATCTGTGATGCCCTGAACATCACCCGCGCCGAATTGCATGGCGTGATCACTTTTTACCATGACTTCCGCGAAAAGCCTGCCGGGCGTCATGTTCTGAAAATCTGTCGCGCCGAGGCCTGCCAGTCGGTTGGCGGCGCGGCGGTGGCCGATGCGCTGCTGGCCAAGCTGGGGCTCGAATGGCACGACACCACCGCCAATGGCGCGGTGACGATCGAGCCGGTTTATTGCCTTGGGATGTGTGCCTGTGCGCCCGCCGCGATGGTGGATGACCGGGTGGTGGGGCGCGTCGATGCCGCGAAACTGGACAAGCTGCTGGCGGAGATGGACGCATGA